From Myxocyprinus asiaticus isolate MX2 ecotype Aquarium Trade chromosome 25, UBuf_Myxa_2, whole genome shotgun sequence, one genomic window encodes:
- the LOC127416499 gene encoding DNA-binding protein inhibitor ID-2-like: protein MKAVSPVRSIRKPAFHFSEHNLGISRSKTSLDDPLSLLYNMNDCYSRLKELVPSLPQNKSVSKMEILQHVIDYILDLQIALDQNPLGQGPPKKTVKSLGADISIISFQPSNPQRDINSDDLITLSR from the exons ATGAAGGCGGTCAGTCCGGTGCGGTCCATAAGGAAACCTGCCTTCCATTTTTCGGAGCATAATCTTGGCATCTCGCGGAGCAAGACTTCCCTGGACGACCCGCTCAGTCTACTGTACAACATGAATGACTGCTACAGCAGGTTGAAGGAGCTCGTGCCGAGTCTACCGCAGAACAAGAGCGTGAGTAAAATGGAGATCTTGCAGCATGTCATAGATTACATTCTGGATCTTCAGATCGCACTGGACCAGAACCCGCTCGGACAGGGCCCCCCAAAAAAGACTGTCAAATCACTCGGCGCTGATATCAGCATCATCTCTTTCCAG CCCAGTAACCCTCAAAGAGATATCAACTCAGATGACCTCATAACCCTATCTCGTTGA